One Romboutsia sp. 13368 genomic window carries:
- a CDS encoding Asp23/Gls24 family envelope stress response protein → MENNNFGQVKISNDVVATIAGLAALEVEGVEANTTFTDKILKNNGVKIQIEEEEVSLDVMVMIDYGVSIPDIAFKIQENVKNTVETMTGLKVSQVNIHVQGISFKKEKAEKEEAKQSKKS, encoded by the coding sequence ATGGAAAATAACAATTTTGGACAAGTAAAAATATCTAATGATGTAGTTGCTACAATAGCAGGACTTGCAGCTTTAGAAGTTGAAGGTGTGGAAGCAAACACAACATTTACAGATAAAATACTTAAAAACAATGGTGTAAAGATACAAATAGAAGAAGAGGAAGTTAGCTTAGACGTAATGGTTATGATAGATTATGGTGTATCTATACCAGACATAGCTTTTAAAATTCAGGAAAATGTAAAAAATACTGTTGAAACAATGACAGGACTTAAAGTTTCTCAAGTAAATATACATGTTCAAGGAATCAGCTTTAAAAAAGAAAAGGCTGAAAAGGAAGAAGCTAAACAATCTAAAAAAAGTTAA
- a CDS encoding SpoIIIAH-like family protein has protein sequence MKFNYKGRGFVVLTLSAMLVVVGTVNYQLSRKSLLETSKEFEAYEQAQNEKNTDKDNEEEAKVVDSQASKVEEKVTEASKQIEKQLTSEKNMKKATYILDMKMTREKQRNDLTQDLNEMINNPSTSEEAREEASTMKLQLVKDQDSELKIENILSTKGFENALVYISNGKVNVVVSEEKLTESDAAKIFDLVAEEANVKYENIKVMNNNNN, from the coding sequence ATGAAATTTAATTATAAGGGAAGAGGATTTGTGGTATTAACTTTATCAGCAATGTTAGTTGTAGTAGGAACTGTAAATTACCAATTAAGTAGAAAATCTTTATTAGAAACTTCTAAAGAATTTGAAGCATATGAACAAGCTCAAAATGAAAAAAATACAGATAAAGATAATGAGGAAGAAGCTAAAGTTGTAGATAGTCAAGCAAGCAAGGTGGAAGAAAAAGTTACTGAAGCAAGTAAACAAATAGAAAAACAACTAACTTCAGAAAAAAATATGAAAAAGGCTACATATATATTAGATATGAAAATGACTAGAGAAAAACAAAGAAATGATCTAACTCAAGATTTAAATGAGATGATAAATAATCCATCTACATCAGAAGAAGCAAGAGAAGAAGCATCTACAATGAAATTACAGTTAGTTAAGGATCAAGATTCTGAACTTAAAATAGAGAATATATTAAGTACTAAAGGTTTTGAAAATGCACTAGTATATATAAGCAATGGAAAGGTAAATGTAGTAGTAAGTGAAGAAAAGTTAACTGAATCAGATGCTGCTAAAATATTTGATTTAGTTGCAGAAGAAGCTAATGTAAAATATGAAAATATAAAAGTAATGAATAATAATAACAACTAA
- a CDS encoding stage III sporulation protein AG, translating into MFKNLNEKDKKKIYSLLSLAVICGIALIAISGLEKTETAKQEESINAISKEELSTEESKEGLEEKLKNILSQIEGAGELDVMITYESSEEIQPAFNTNTTTEETKEVDKQGGERTVTTSSENKTMITSSSNDPIVIKTNQPKINGVIVVASGAKDPLVKETLYSAVQTALQIQGHQVEIYTK; encoded by the coding sequence ATGTTTAAGAATCTAAATGAAAAAGATAAGAAAAAGATATACTCATTATTATCTTTAGCAGTAATTTGTGGTATAGCTCTTATAGCTATATCGGGATTAGAAAAAACAGAAACTGCAAAACAGGAAGAAAGTATTAATGCAATAAGTAAAGAGGAATTGAGTACTGAAGAATCTAAAGAAGGACTAGAGGAAAAACTAAAAAATATATTATCACAAATTGAAGGAGCTGGAGAATTAGATGTTATGATCACATATGAATCAAGTGAAGAAATTCAACCAGCATTTAATACAAATACAACAACGGAAGAAACTAAGGAAGTAGATAAACAAGGTGGAGAAAGAACTGTTACAACTTCAAGTGAAAATAAGACAATGATAACATCAAGTTCTAATGACCCTATAGTTATAAAAACTAATCAACCTAAAATAAATGGAGTAATAGTAGTAGCAAGTGGAGCTAAAGATCCACTTGTTAAAGAAACACTTTATAGTGCAGTGCAAACAGCATTACAAATACAAGGTCATCAAGTTGAAATATATACGAAATAA
- a CDS encoding stage III sporulation protein AF, with product MLESMKSWIVTILIGAFIANIVDMVLPSSKIKPYINLVVNFIFVFIVLTPIINFFSKDISLEDKILKSMSEYNKEYVDSINELADKTGNNSLSKGYEDGLKEVLKLKLNEYGYELDDIQFDGNKIEKITVKDKNNSNKNENEDIQSKENENSQQVFNEKDKEQSSEYSIDLNEDKLKEDLVEILDVSIESIQID from the coding sequence ATGTTAGAGAGTATGAAAAGTTGGATTGTAACAATCTTAATAGGAGCTTTTATAGCTAATATAGTTGATATGGTTTTACCTTCTTCTAAGATAAAACCATATATAAATTTAGTAGTTAATTTTATATTTGTATTTATAGTTCTAACACCGATAATTAATTTTTTCTCTAAAGATATATCTTTAGAAGATAAAATTTTAAAATCTATGTCTGAATACAATAAAGAATATGTAGATTCAATAAATGAATTGGCAGATAAGACTGGTAATAATAGTTTATCTAAAGGATATGAAGATGGATTAAAAGAAGTTTTAAAACTAAAATTAAATGAATATGGTTATGAGCTGGATGATATACAATTTGATGGGAATAAAATTGAAAAAATAACTGTCAAAGATAAAAATAATAGTAATAAAAATGAAAATGAGGACATACAATCTAAAGAAAATGAAAATTCACAACAGGTATTTAATGAAAAAGACAAAGAACAAAGTAGTGAATATAGTATAGACTTAAATGAAGATAAGCTAAAAGAAGATTTAGTTGAAATACTTGATGTATCAATTGAAAGTATACAAATTGATTAA